In the genome of Kitasatospora cathayae, one region contains:
- a CDS encoding PhzF family phenazine biosynthesis protein — translation MIGHEVLRVFCGPDGRHGNELGVVRDGAAVPGRAERQAVARELGFSETVFVDDPGRGEIDIYTPSVRLPFAGHPCVGAAWLLGVEQLVTAAGVVAVRHEDGLTRIEARPEWAPGRTLRQYGSVAEVEALEVPPPGEWIYAWAWQDEAAGTVRARAFPGRGDGIDEDEATGAAALLLAARLGRALTITQGRGSQLMAGPRPGGLVEVGGRVVPVEVQPAPPRAEGARRCRKGEARE, via the coding sequence ATGATCGGGCATGAGGTGCTTCGGGTCTTCTGCGGGCCCGACGGGCGGCACGGCAATGAGCTCGGCGTGGTGCGTGACGGCGCCGCCGTGCCGGGGCGGGCGGAGCGGCAGGCGGTCGCGCGGGAGCTCGGGTTCAGCGAGACGGTGTTCGTCGACGATCCGGGGCGCGGGGAGATCGACATCTACACCCCGAGCGTGCGCCTGCCGTTCGCCGGCCACCCGTGCGTGGGGGCCGCCTGGCTGCTCGGCGTGGAGCAACTGGTCACCGCCGCCGGGGTGGTGGCCGTCCGGCACGAGGACGGGCTGACCCGGATCGAGGCCCGGCCCGAGTGGGCGCCGGGGCGGACCCTGCGGCAGTACGGCTCGGTGGCCGAGGTGGAGGCGCTGGAGGTGCCGCCGCCGGGGGAGTGGATCTACGCCTGGGCCTGGCAGGACGAGGCGGCCGGTACGGTCCGGGCGCGGGCCTTCCCCGGTCGGGGTGACGGGATCGACGAGGACGAGGCGACCGGTGCGGCCGCCCTGCTGCTGGCGGCGCGGCTCGGGCGGGCGCTGACCATCACCCAGGGCCGGGGTTCACAGCTGATGGCCGGCCCGCGTCCGGGCGGTCTGGTCGAGGTCGGCGGCCGGGTGGTGCCCGTGGAGGTTCAGCCCGCCCCGCCCCGAGCCGAAGGGGCGCGCCGGTGCCGAAAGGGAGAAGCGAGGGAGTGA
- a CDS encoding VanZ family protein, with translation MQRDGTRTRDGRSGARTETGPAAAVHHSLRLAGLAGLALHLTLVLWLVLRPLPVAWVYDANLTPLASLRSSTTWQVVGEFLLLAPLGVLLPLAGGRVRAPWLPSFLRTTGVSALLATGLEFLSSWTPGHVLNVDHILFAVLGVVITHLALVPGLRHLLRAHRTEPRATRVSVPTVPSVAAAIAPAVAVAPAARPRAYAEPTPPTRPLTSGRS, from the coding sequence GTGCAGCGAGATGGCACCAGGACACGCGACGGGCGTTCCGGCGCACGGACCGAGACCGGGCCGGCGGCGGCCGTCCACCATTCCCTCCGGCTGGCCGGGCTGGCGGGTCTGGCCCTCCACCTGACGCTGGTGCTCTGGCTGGTGCTCAGACCGCTGCCGGTGGCCTGGGTGTACGACGCCAACCTGACGCCACTGGCCTCGCTCCGCTCCTCCACCACCTGGCAGGTGGTCGGCGAGTTCCTGCTGCTCGCCCCGCTCGGCGTCCTGCTCCCGCTGGCCGGCGGCCGGGTCCGGGCCCCCTGGCTGCCGTCCTTCCTGCGCACCACGGGCGTCTCCGCCCTGCTGGCGACCGGCCTGGAGTTCCTCTCCTCCTGGACGCCCGGCCACGTGCTCAACGTGGACCACATACTGTTCGCCGTGCTCGGCGTGGTGATCACCCACCTCGCCCTCGTACCCGGCCTGCGCCACCTGCTGCGGGCCCACCGCACCGAGCCGCGGGCGACGCGGGTGTCCGTGCCGACCGTCCCGTCGGTGGCCGCCGCCATCGCACCGGCGGTGGCGGTCGCACCGGCGGCCCGGCCGCGCGCCTACGCGGAGCCGACGCCGCCTACTCGCCCGCTCACCTCCGGGCGCTCCTGA
- a CDS encoding sensor histidine kinase, translating to MTDHQQTARRFSAGPWRRLRSLRVRLIAVFAAVALLAAVSASGIAYWLNRDAVLKRAQDTALNDFRVSLSRNVSDLPLNASCPELATLASNVASSGLSYDVVVVDPAHPECPASSDPHFTLADVPAALRSTVAKPREVTESNPYPYHLYWQRQNLEGRPFVIGGTKVVPNGPTAYMFKSLENERADLNTLGWSLAIATLLALIGSALLAQAASATVLRPVKRLGEAARRLGEGHLDTRLEVEGSDELADLARTFNRAAESLHEQVEELSAREAQSRRFVADMSHELRTPLTAMTAVTDILEDEAESLDPMIEPAVRLVVSETRRLSDLVENLMEVTRFDAGTAKLVADEVDIADLIMSCIDGRAWYDAVELDAPRGILAVVDPRRLDVVFANLIGNALKHGGSPVRVRVRQTDDSVVVEVSDSGPGIPEDVLPHVFDRFYKADRGRARSEGSGLGLSIAMANAQIHGGTITAANGEVGAVFTLTLPLTPPPPPSAGGTQCGPAGDAEHKDAT from the coding sequence GTGACTGACCACCAGCAGACCGCCCGGCGGTTCTCGGCCGGCCCGTGGCGGCGACTGCGCTCGCTGCGGGTGCGGCTGATCGCCGTGTTCGCGGCCGTCGCGCTGCTCGCCGCCGTCTCGGCCTCCGGCATCGCGTACTGGCTGAACCGCGACGCGGTGCTCAAGCGCGCCCAGGACACCGCGCTGAACGACTTCCGGGTCTCGCTCAGCCGCAACGTCTCCGACCTGCCGCTGAACGCCAGTTGTCCGGAGCTCGCCACGCTGGCCTCCAACGTGGCGAGCTCCGGCCTGAGTTACGACGTGGTCGTGGTCGACCCGGCGCACCCGGAGTGCCCGGCCTCCTCCGACCCGCACTTCACGCTGGCCGACGTCCCGGCGGCGCTGCGGTCCACCGTCGCCAAGCCGCGCGAGGTCACCGAGAGCAACCCGTACCCGTACCACCTGTACTGGCAGCGGCAGAACCTGGAGGGCCGCCCGTTCGTGATCGGCGGCACCAAGGTGGTGCCGAACGGTCCGACGGCGTACATGTTCAAGTCGCTGGAGAACGAGCGGGCCGACCTCAACACGCTGGGCTGGTCGCTGGCCATCGCGACCCTGCTCGCGCTGATCGGCTCGGCGCTGCTCGCCCAGGCCGCCTCGGCGACCGTGCTGCGGCCGGTCAAGCGGCTCGGCGAGGCCGCCAGGCGGCTCGGCGAGGGGCACCTGGACACCCGACTGGAGGTCGAGGGCTCGGACGAACTCGCCGACCTGGCGCGGACGTTCAACCGGGCCGCGGAGTCGCTGCACGAGCAGGTCGAGGAGCTGAGCGCGCGCGAGGCGCAGAGCCGGCGGTTCGTCGCCGACATGTCGCACGAGCTGCGCACCCCGCTGACCGCGATGACCGCGGTGACCGACATCCTGGAGGACGAGGCCGAGTCGCTGGACCCGATGATCGAGCCGGCCGTCCGGCTCGTGGTCAGCGAGACCCGGCGGCTGTCCGACCTGGTGGAGAACCTGATGGAGGTCACCCGCTTCGACGCCGGCACCGCCAAGCTGGTCGCCGACGAGGTGGACATCGCCGACCTGATCATGTCCTGCATCGACGGCCGGGCCTGGTACGACGCGGTCGAACTGGACGCCCCGCGCGGCATCCTGGCCGTGGTCGACCCGCGCCGGCTCGACGTGGTCTTCGCCAACCTGATCGGCAACGCCCTCAAGCACGGCGGCTCGCCGGTGCGGGTCAGGGTCCGACAGACCGATGACTCGGTCGTGGTCGAGGTCTCCGACAGCGGCCCCGGCATCCCCGAGGACGTGCTGCCGCACGTCTTCGACCGCTTCTACAAGGCCGACCGGGGGCGGGCCCGCTCGGAGGGCAGCGGCCTGGGGCTGTCCATCGCGATGGCCAACGCACAGATCCACGGGGGGACGATCACGGCGGCGAACGGGGAGGTCGGCGCGGTGTTCACGCTCACCCTGCCGCTGACCCCGCCACCGCCGCCGTCCGCGGGCGGGACCCAGTGCGGGCCCGCCGGCGACGCCGAGCACAAGGACGCCACGTGA
- a CDS encoding response regulator transcription factor: MPFLLLIEDDDAIRTGLELALTRQGHRVATAASGEDGLRLFKEQRPDLIVLDVMLPGIDGFEVCRRIRRTDQLPIILLTARSDDIDVVVGLESGADDYVVKPVQPRVLDARIRAVLRRGERESSDSSAYGSVVIDRAAMTVTKDGQDLQLTPTELRLLLELSRRPGQALSRQQLLRLVWEHDYLGDSRLVDACVQRLRAKVEDVPSAPTLIRTVRGVGYRLDPPA, encoded by the coding sequence GTGCCTTTCCTCCTACTGATCGAGGACGACGACGCCATCCGGACCGGCCTCGAACTCGCCCTCACCCGCCAGGGCCACCGCGTGGCCACCGCCGCCTCCGGCGAGGACGGTCTGAGGCTCTTCAAGGAGCAGCGGCCCGACCTGATCGTGCTGGACGTGATGCTGCCCGGGATCGACGGCTTCGAGGTCTGCCGTCGGATCCGCCGCACCGACCAGCTGCCGATCATCCTGCTCACCGCGCGCTCGGACGACATCGACGTGGTGGTGGGCCTGGAGTCCGGCGCGGACGACTACGTCGTGAAGCCGGTGCAGCCGCGCGTGCTGGACGCCAGGATCCGGGCGGTGCTGCGGCGCGGCGAGCGGGAGAGCTCGGACTCCTCCGCTTACGGCAGCGTGGTGATCGACCGGGCCGCGATGACCGTCACCAAGGACGGCCAGGACCTCCAGCTCACCCCGACCGAGCTGCGGCTGCTGCTGGAGCTCAGCCGCCGCCCCGGCCAGGCACTCTCCCGCCAGCAACTGCTGCGGCTGGTCTGGGAGCACGACTACCTCGGCGACTCCCGCCTGGTGGACGCCTGCGTGCAGCGACTGCGGGCCAAGGTCGAGGACGTGCCGTCCGCGCCGACCCTGATCCGCACAGTGCGCGGCGTGGGCTACCGGCTGGACCCGCCCGCCTGA
- a CDS encoding SigE family RNA polymerase sigma factor, with product MLQTRTNPAVRTARSSATTHRTRYEIRTDENSGAVTVRGCAHSTGGNPVARRVSGGGRTGELYGIGRLGSAVDSANTLTLRGILPVRVEGKDNRGTGGNNGLRTVGSGEPTGREAAGATLLRLTPAPARTTGAGQGDAQGEHPAVAEDHITEFTAYVRERRASLYATAYHLTGDRYEAEDLLQSALFSTYRAWGRITDKAAVGGYLRRTMTNLHISAWRRRKVNEYPTEELPETAGDTDAMGGTELRTVLWQALAKLPENQRTMLVLRYYEGKTDPEIADVLGISVGTVKSSIWRALRRLRDDEHLNKSGDTVRAFGELVA from the coding sequence ATGCTTCAGACCCGGACCAACCCGGCTGTCCGCACCGCGCGTTCGTCAGCGACCACCCACCGGACCCGGTACGAGATCAGGACCGACGAGAACTCCGGTGCCGTGACCGTACGGGGGTGCGCGCACAGCACCGGTGGAAACCCTGTCGCCCGCCGGGTGAGCGGCGGCGGCAGGACGGGGGAGCTGTACGGGATCGGCCGACTGGGGAGTGCGGTCGACTCCGCCAACACCCTCACGCTGCGGGGGATCCTCCCCGTCCGCGTCGAGGGCAAGGACAACCGGGGGACCGGGGGGAACAACGGTCTGCGGACGGTCGGTTCGGGGGAGCCGACCGGCCGCGAGGCCGCCGGTGCGACGCTGCTGCGGCTGACGCCCGCACCGGCCCGCACCACCGGGGCGGGACAGGGAGACGCGCAGGGGGAGCACCCGGCCGTCGCGGAGGACCACATCACGGAGTTCACCGCGTACGTGCGCGAGCGCCGCGCCTCCCTGTACGCCACGGCGTACCACCTCACCGGTGACCGCTACGAGGCCGAGGACCTGCTGCAGAGCGCGCTCTTCAGCACCTACCGGGCCTGGGGCCGGATCACCGACAAGGCCGCGGTCGGGGGCTACCTCCGCCGCACCATGACCAACCTGCACATCTCCGCCTGGCGGCGCCGCAAGGTCAACGAGTACCCGACCGAGGAGCTGCCGGAGACGGCCGGCGACACCGATGCGATGGGCGGCACCGAGCTGCGCACCGTGCTCTGGCAGGCGCTGGCGAAGCTGCCGGAGAACCAGCGGACCATGCTGGTGCTGCGGTACTACGAGGGCAAGACCGACCCGGAGATCGCCGACGTGCTGGGGATCAGCGTCGGCACGGTCAAGAGCAGCATCTGGCGCGCGCTGCGCCGGCTGCGCGACGACGAGCACCTGAACAAGTCGGGCGACACCGTCCGGGCGTTCGGCGAGCTGGTCGCGTAG